AGGTGTGGATTGTTCTGGCGTTTTGACAAAAGTATATCCTGCTCCTGCATAAATGTTGGTGTTGCCGCTTACAGCAAGGTCATAAGAGAGCATTGGCATGACGGCCTTGACTTCTTTATCAACCAAAAAGACAGCCCCTCGCGCTGAAATTTTGCTATTGGGCAAATCTAAACGGCCTTGAAATTGATTTTCTACCGTGACGCTGGAGTTATTGGTAGGTTCTTGCCACAATTCCGCTGGTGACCAAGTGGGGCTACCATCCCAAGTTCCTGGTTCCATAAAGGATTGCAGCATTTCGTTGGTTTTGCTGCTATCGACTGTAACGCCAACGTAGCTACCCTGCATCCCCTGAGGCTGAGCGGTGGCAGCTTGGGCCAGAAAAATTGCGGGGGCGATCGCTAAACCAAAACCAATTAGGGCGAGGTGGGACAAACCTAAAACCAATCTCATAAGGGTTTGATTGAAAGCTACGTCATGTTATGCCATCCCTTACAGGGTAGCGCTAATTGCTTCAGGAAAGTTATTGAGGGGGCGATCGCATCATGTCAATAAAGGCGAAAATTATCCAACTTATTGCTAATTTTGGCAACAAACCTGGCACGGGGTGAAGGAAAGCTTACTGAAAGAGCCTTAGAAATTATTGGAGATACTAATCGAGAGTTTGCTTCTAGCATCTTCCTAAAATTAGAAGTGCTACCCAAAGCCATTTATAGCCCCCAAGCCAGTGAAATTAAATTTTATGAAGCTTTTTTTGATTCGGTCATTTAATTCATACTGCTTAGCACTAAATGTATAACTTTATCTTCCTTCCTTAGGAGGATAAGCATTTTCTTTAAGGAACTTAGCGTAAGTAAGTAATTATTTTGACAACAAAGGAATATTTTACAAATGAAAAAGTCTTTATCAATCTCAATTGCTATACTGGGTTTGTTGTTAAGTTATTCAAGTAATGCTTCTGCTAATACTTGGAGTTCTTCTTTATCTTGGGGTGCCCAATCAGCAAGTTTTGCTCCTGATTACGGCAATACTTCCATGTATGAATATGTAGCGACTGATGGTTCTCTTAATGTTTCTCCTAAAGCTAGGTTCCGATTCACATCGGATGCCATTACAGCTATACGAAACTATAAAACTAACAATATCTAATTTCAAATCCCCGTATGGATTATGTACCAGGTGCCTTTTGGCAGTTAGAAGACAACAACATGGTTGCTAAATAATATTGAGATTTAACCTTTAAAAAGGCACTTTTCTTTGACACATTTTTGTAGAAAAAGTGCCTTTTTAAAGTTGGCTAATTACCTAAATCATAAAAACATGAATCAGAATTTTAAGCTGAAGAAGGTTGCCGTTGTTGTTTTACTTTTTATATCTGCTGCTACTGCATTAGGGATAGCAATTCCTAAAGTCTTTCTCTCTGATGCGAAGAACATTTCCAAAGAAGATATTAACTGTGGTCAAGACGCTGCCTATCAAATAATTTCAGAAAATTCTATTGAAAGCTTATTGACTACAAAAGTTATAGTTCGTGACAAAATACAGGAAATTGCTTATGGTAAACAACAGCCAGTAGTATACACAGATTCTTATACTTGGTTTGGAATCAAGTATGCAACTGTAGCAGCTATTTGTAACTCAAAAACAGGAACATTAGTTTGTGCTGGAAGAGCCTATAAAATTTGGCAAAATATTAAGTCCAATCCTACAATGCCTTGTGGCTAGAAATCTAAATACGCGCTGCCAATCTTAGGGCTTGTTTTGAAAGCTTGGGAGCTATAGTTAGTATAAATGATTTGTGAACTTCCTCTCTCCGTGTTCTTTCCTCTGCGTCTCAGCGGTTCGCTCACAGTCCCATTTTTGTCGCAATTCTTCAGAAGAATAGGCGAAGATCGAGACTTTATACCGTCCTAATATTTCCATAAAGGCTCGTTTGGAAAACTCAGCTAGGTACTGAAGCTAGCCTCTTGACTAATTCAATACTCTTGAGGTGATGGCTGCTAGAAAATAAGTGTCGTCAGGTAAGGTTGGGTTGGGATAAAGTTGTCTTTGTTTTGTTAGCCAATCTTTGAAATTCATTAGAGGTTATTAATGATTTCTGAGACGCGATCGCGCGGACTAGTAAGCGCGTAGCTCCTGGCCTTCGGGCTGGGAGAGGATTGGAACTGTACAAGCAATGGAGGAAGTTTTGCTTCTGCCGTAAGGTAGCTCCTGGCCTTCGGGCTGGGAGAGGATTGGAACTCAAATCCCTTGACCTGTAGTATTACTCAATCTGAAATATTGGTCATGATATGAAGATGTTACTTTCCCATTGCGGGGGGGCGATACATTTTAGACGCGGGCTAAGCGAGTTATGAATCAGTATTTTGCGACGGTGGCGAACGGTTTAGAACCGCTTGTCGTTCAGGAATTAGAGCAGCTAGGGGCACATTCTGTTAAACCGGGGTTTTGTGGGGCGGCTTTCGAGGGCGATCGCACCCTGCTTTATCGCGTTAACCTGTGGGCAAGGTTGCCGTTCCGCATTCTCATGAAGCTGCACCAATTTCCTTGCCAGAGTGCCGAAGATCTTTATCGCGGAATTCAGACCATTGATTGGTCCGAGTATCTGACACCAGATTTAACCTTGGCAGTGAACGCGACGGGCAAAACCGAGCAGCTCAACCACACCCACTTCACGGCGCTTCAGGTTAAAAAGGCCATTGTAGACCAGCAGCAAGAGCAGTTTGGCGATCGCTCCAATGTCGAGCTGCAAGAACCCGATTTGCAAATTAATATTCATCTCGATCGCGAGGGTTGCACAGTCAGCCTGGACAGTTCTGGAAACAGCTTGCACCGCCGAGGCTATCGTCCTGCGGTTGGAGCCGCCCCCCTGAAAGAATCTCTAGCAGCAGCCTTGATTCAGCTTTCTGGTTGGCAACCGGAGCAAATGTTTTATGACCCGCTCTGTGGCTCTGGCACCTTACCCCTAGAAGCCTGCCTGAAATCGCTCAATATTGCCCCAGGACTGTTTCGGGAACGATTTGGGTTTGAAACTTGGTTGGACTTTGATCTCAATCTTTTAGAAGGCTTGATTCAAGAGGCGGAATCTAGTCAGCGGGATACACTGCCCGCACCAATTTGGGGTAGCGATCGCGATGCTAAGGTAATTGAGCAGGCGATCGCCAATGCCCAAACTTGTGGCGTATTGGACCAGATCTGGTTTTCGGAGATGGATCTTTCCGAGGTGGTCGCACCGACCGACAGCGGGGTTGTATTCTGCAATCCTCCCTATGGCGAACGATTGGGCCGAGACACCGATCTAGGCGCATTTTACAAACAGCTCGGTGATGTTTTGAAACAACGCTTTAAAGGCTGGACTGCTTTTATCTTGAGTGGTAATAAGGAGCTGGCTCAGTCAATTGGGTTGAAATCAAGCCAGCGAATCGCGGTGTACAATGGAACGCTGCCCTGCCAATTAATGAAATATGAGCTGTACTAGAGATCTGGACTAGAAAAGCTCTGGACTAAACATCACATCCAGGCTGGAAGAACGCTCGTAGCTACACCCAACATCGATCATGCTCCGACTCACCGAAGTAAAACTACCGCTTGATCATCCTGAAGAGGCACTTCAGGCCGCTATTCTCAAAAAGCTGCAAATTACACCTGCCGAGCTAATTAGCTATTCCATCTTCAAGCGCAGCTATGATGCTCGTAAAAAAGCAGAGGTTATTTTTGTCTATATTTTGGACGTAGAAACTACTCAGGAGAAACGGCTGCTCCAGCGATTCAGAAAAGATCCGCATGTTGTGCCCACGCCTGATACGAGCTATCGGTATGTGGCTCAGGCTCTTGACACAGCAGTCTCATCGGCAAATCGACCGATCGTGATTGGTGCAGGCCCCTGTGGCATCTTTGCGGGGTTGTTGTTGGCGCAGATGGGGTTCCGCCCACTAATTCTAGAACGAGGGAAGCCAGTCCACGATCGCTCTGTAGATACCTTTGGCTTCTGGAGCAAGCGCAAATTCAACCCTGAATCGAACGCGCAATTTGGCGAAGGGGGTGCGGGCACTTTTTCCGATGGCAAGCTCTACAGCCGAGTTAAAGACGCCAATCATCATGGGCGCAAAGTTCTCGAAGAACTCGTGAATGCGGGTGCTGCTCCAGAAATTCTCTATGTCAACAAACCTCATATTGGCACCTACCGACTGGTGAAGATTGTCGAGAATATGCGCCGCACGATCGAATCACTGGGCGGTGAATTTCGCTTTGAAAGTCGGGTACAAACGATTGAGATCGAAGAGCATGGTGAGAATCGGCAAGTGCGGGGTGTGGTTCTAGCGACCGGAGAGTATATCCCCAGCGAACATATCATCTTGGCTGTTGGGCATAGCGCCCGCGACACCTTTGAGATGCTGCATCAGCAAGGCGTCTACATCGAACCCAAGCCTTTTTCGATCGGATTCCGGGTTGAGCATCCCCAATCTGTGATCGATCAGTGCCGACTGGGATCGCAGGCGGGTCATCCGGTTTTGGGTGCAGCCGATTATCAGCTAGTGCATCATTGCTCGAATGGGCGATCGGTCTATAGTTTCTGTATGTGTCCAGGCGGGCAAGTGGTGGCAGCAACCTCAGAGGTGGGGCGGGTCGTCACGAATGGCATGAGCCAGTATGAGCGCAGCGGCAAAAATGCGAACAGCGGTATTGTGGTGGGCATTACACCAGAAGATTATCCGGGCAGTCCTTTAGCAGGAATGGAGCTTCAGCGTCAATTAGAGGAGCGGGCTTTTGAGTTGGGCGGTCGCACCTATGAAGCTCCGGGGCAGTTAGTGGGCGATTTCTTGGCTCAGCAGCCTTCTACTACCCTCGGTAGCGTCAAGCCTTCTTATCGACCAGGGGTGCATCTCTGCGATCTCAGCTCTAGCTTGCCCGACTATGCGATCGCTGCTATCCGCGAGGCTTTGCCTGCCTTTGACAACCAGATCAAAGGGTTCGCCATGCACGACGCTGTATTGACCGGGGTAGAAACCCGTACATCTTCCCCAATTCGAATTAAACGCAACACAGACTATCAGAGCCTTAATACAGCAGGACTTTATCCGGCGGGTGAAGGAGCGGGATACGCCGGAGGGATTCTTTCGGCAGGTATTGACGGCATCAAAGTGGCAGAGGCCGTTGCCCTTAACATTCTGCACCGCACTACTCAGGGGGCAGCATTATCTCCAAACCTATAGTCGTACTCGATTGTTTTAGGCGGTGTTCTCTGAAAGCACCCTAGCGAACCGCGATCGCATCGGGCAGGAGGGTCAGATAAGCCAAAGCGATCGAGCAGAATCGCTACTCCAACTGCTAAAACGGCTCCAATGGATAGACCAATGGCTAGCAAGATCAGGTAGAAGCGCTTAAAGCTTTGTTGGGTAGCTTGCAGCCTTTCTTGCTTGGCCTGTTCCACTTCTGGTTCTACTTCTACTTCTGGTGATGGAGGAATAGGTGGAATAGGTGTTGGCGGAGGCATTTTCTGGCCTGAGCCATTATTGTCATTGAGATGAGAATTGGACGGGTCGGAGGGATGCTGATTCATACCCCTGTCTTATGGCTCCCTGATGTGGCATGTCGATCAATAGCCTCAGTCTAAACCTTTTCAGCGATCGCCCTGCTTTAGCATTGCCCTCCAGTTGCGATCGCCCTACCATTTGGCTGGATTGTCGGGATGCAATTGGTCTTGCTGCCAAGACAGCGGATTGTTGTCGATATACTGCCGAATGTACTGTAAGGATGTCTCATTGCGAATGATGTGGTCATGGTAATTGCGCTGCCACACCGTTTTACCTGTTGCACCTTGTAGCT
This is a stretch of genomic DNA from Trichocoleus desertorum ATA4-8-CV12. It encodes these proteins:
- a CDS encoding porin family protein translates to MRLVLGLSHLALIGFGLAIAPAIFLAQAATAQPQGMQGSYVGVTVDSSKTNEMLQSFMEPGTWDGSPTWSPAELWQEPTNNSSVTVENQFQGRLDLPNSKISARGAVFLVDKEVKAVMPMLSYDLAVSGNTNIYAGAGYTFVKTPEQSTPLGDRDGVVLTTGVEAAVSEGVVIYGDAKLRLNRDRADTNPPVRVQVGAGYRF
- a CDS encoding RNA methyltransferase, coding for MNQYFATVANGLEPLVVQELEQLGAHSVKPGFCGAAFEGDRTLLYRVNLWARLPFRILMKLHQFPCQSAEDLYRGIQTIDWSEYLTPDLTLAVNATGKTEQLNHTHFTALQVKKAIVDQQQEQFGDRSNVELQEPDLQINIHLDREGCTVSLDSSGNSLHRRGYRPAVGAAPLKESLAAALIQLSGWQPEQMFYDPLCGSGTLPLEACLKSLNIAPGLFRERFGFETWLDFDLNLLEGLIQEAESSQRDTLPAPIWGSDRDAKVIEQAIANAQTCGVLDQIWFSEMDLSEVVAPTDSGVVFCNPPYGERLGRDTDLGAFYKQLGDVLKQRFKGWTAFILSGNKELAQSIGLKSSQRIAVYNGTLPCQLMKYELY
- a CDS encoding NAD(P)/FAD-dependent oxidoreductase gives rise to the protein MLRLTEVKLPLDHPEEALQAAILKKLQITPAELISYSIFKRSYDARKKAEVIFVYILDVETTQEKRLLQRFRKDPHVVPTPDTSYRYVAQALDTAVSSANRPIVIGAGPCGIFAGLLLAQMGFRPLILERGKPVHDRSVDTFGFWSKRKFNPESNAQFGEGGAGTFSDGKLYSRVKDANHHGRKVLEELVNAGAAPEILYVNKPHIGTYRLVKIVENMRRTIESLGGEFRFESRVQTIEIEEHGENRQVRGVVLATGEYIPSEHIILAVGHSARDTFEMLHQQGVYIEPKPFSIGFRVEHPQSVIDQCRLGSQAGHPVLGAADYQLVHHCSNGRSVYSFCMCPGGQVVAATSEVGRVVTNGMSQYERSGKNANSGIVVGITPEDYPGSPLAGMELQRQLEERAFELGGRTYEAPGQLVGDFLAQQPSTTLGSVKPSYRPGVHLCDLSSSLPDYAIAAIREALPAFDNQIKGFAMHDAVLTGVETRTSSPIRIKRNTDYQSLNTAGLYPAGEGAGYAGGILSAGIDGIKVAEAVALNILHRTTQGAALSPNL